One Synechocystis sp. LKSZ1 genomic window, CATGGCCCATTGGCAATGTATCCAGGGGTGTGGGGCCTGCTGTCACCTCGACCCCACAGATCGTCCCGAGCTAGCCGATTACCTTAGCCCGGAGGAATTGACCCTCTACCTGAGCTTGGTGGGAGAGGGGGGCTGGTGCATTCACTACAACGCCGAAACCCGGCAGTGTCAGATTTACGACCAGCGCCCTCGTTTTTGCCGCGTTTTGCCGGAAACCTTCGAGGCCATGTTTGGCATTCCCCCCGAAGATTTTAATGATTTTGCCATTGATTGTTGTCATCAGCAGATCGAGGGGGTCTATGGCCCCGAGAGTGAGGTGCTGGCCCGCTACCAGCAAGCCACTGCCTAGGGTAGGTCTGTTTCCCCCATCAGATACAGGTCACAGGCCTTGGCAGCTCCCCGGCCTTCATTAAAGGCCCAAACCACTAAACTCTGGCCCCGACGGCAATCCCCAGCGGCAAAAACACCAGGAATGCTAGTTTCGTAGTGGCCATAGTCAGCTTTGACGTTACCCCGAGCATCCTGTTCTAGATTTAAGGTCTTGAGCAATCCTTCTTCTGGGCCGACAAAACCCATGGCCAACAGGACTAATTGGGCTGGCCGGACTTGTTCTGTACCAGCAATCGGTTGGGGCACGAATTGGCCTTTTTCATTTTTCTGCCATTGGATATCGACGGTATGCACGGCTTTGACTCGGCCCTGGTCATCCCCTTCAAAGTGGGTGGCAGTGGTGAGATAGGCCCGGGGGTCATGGCCAAAAACCGCTTCGGCTTCCTCTTGGCCGTAGTCCAGTTTATAGACCTTGGGCCATTCCGGCCAGGGGTTATTGGTCGCGCGCTCTAGGGGGGGTTTGGGCATAATTTCGAGCTGAACCACACTGCGACAGTGATGACGTAAAGACGTTCCCACGCAGTCGGTGCCCGTATCACCGCCGCCGATAATCACCACATCTTTATCCTGGGCAGAAATAAAATCTGGCCCTGGGGCCTTGTCTAAGATGGCTTTGGTATTGGCCGTGAGAAAGTCCATGGCGAAATGAATCCCCTGGAGGTGACGGCCTTCGATGGGTAGATCCCGCGGCCGAGTTGAGCCGGTACACAAAATAATGGCATCGTAGTCCTGTCGTAGAGTTTCTACCGGTAGGTCTTTCCCAATTTCTGTATTACAAATAAAGGTGACGCCCTCCGCTTCTAGAACTTGCAGGCGACGAAGAACCACGGCTTCCTTATCCAGTTTCATGTTGGGGATGCCGTACATCAACAAACCACCGGGGCGATCCGCCCGTTCGTAAACGGTGACCCAATGGCCGGCCTTATTGAGTTGGGCCGCCGCTGATAGGCCTGCTGGCCCTGAGCCAATGATCGCCACTTTTTTGCCGGTGCGCCGGGCTGGTGGTTCCGGGGTGATCCAGCCTTCTTGCCATCCCTTGTCGATGATGGAATATTCAATATTTTTGATTGTCACTGGCGGATTATTAATGCCCAAGACACAGGCCCCTTCACAGGGGGCAGGGCAGACGCGGCCGGTAAATTCCGGAAAGTTATTGGTTTTATGTAAACGGTCTAGGGCCTCACGCCAGAGGCCCCGGTAAACCAAGTCATTAAATTCAGGAATCAGGTTATTAATCGGGCAACCACTGGCCATGCCGCTGAGCACCGTCCCGGTGTGGCAGAAGGGGGTGCCACAGTCCATGCAGCGGGCCCCCTGGATTCGCAGGTTGTCATCGGGCATGGGCAAATGAAATTCATCCCAGTTGCGCAGGCGGGTGGGGGGAGCCAACTCTTGGGGGAGTTCGCGGGCATATTCTAAAAAGCCAGTAGGTTTTCCCATAGGTCTCAATTCACAAGGGGGGAGGGTTAACTTGATAGGGAGACGATACCTTCCCCTCAAGTTAGGGGACAAATTTCAGTGTAGTTGACCCTTCTTTGTATTGTTTACTGCTTTTATCGGCATTTGTTGGCCTTGTTTTTTTTTCTTTACAACCCACGGCAACCGCTACAATGGAGCCTCGGCTTTAGCCCTAGCTTTGTGCTTTGTTTCTTGATCAATCGGGTTTTCTATGGTTCAACCCCTGTCTGCTCCCAGTCTGTCCAAGCCCCCTTCAGAAATTCCTCTGGCTCTGGCGGCCCTTGATGTCAAAGGGATGAAATGTGCCGGCTGTGTGCGGGCGGTGGAGCGACAACTCACCCAAAATCCTGGTGTCCTTGCCGCTAATGTGAATCTAGTAACAGAGGTGGCCGTGGTGCAGTACGAGGTCGATTGTCTGGAGCCAGCGGCCCTGGCGGAGTATTTAACCCAGCGGGGCTTTCCCAGCCAAGTCCGAGCCGGGGCCAAGACGGGCCCTGGGATTACCGAGGCGGATCAGGCCCTGCAACAGCAACGCCGAGACCTGATCGTAGCAGCCGGTCTACTCTTCTTTTCTGGCCTAGGTCATTTGGAACACCTGGGCGGGCCGGTGGTTCCCTTCCTCAGTCGTTTGGAATTTCATTGGCTATTGGCTACCCTGGCCCTCTTGATTCCGGGACGGGATATTTTTCTGGATGGTTGGCGCAGTCTCCGCCAGGGTTTTCCTAATATGAATACCCTAGTGGCCCTGGGGACGGGCAGTGCTTATCTTGCTAGCAGTTTGGCTTTTTGTTTTCCCCAATGGGGCTGGCAATGCTTCTTTGATGAACCCGTGATGCTGTTGGGCTTTATCCTGCTGGGACGGCATTTGGAAGGCAGAGCCCGCCACCGAGCGCGAGCGGCCTTGACCAGTCTAATGGCCCTGCAACCGGCCACGGCCCGTCTGCTGGGACGGGATCTAGAAAGCGATGGCATTGAAATTCCTGTCGAACAGGTGCGGCTGGGGGAATGGATTCGCGTCTTGCCGGGAGAAAAAATTCCCGTTGATGGCCGAGTGGTTGCCGGTTACAGCACCGTGGATGAATCCCTGGTTACGGGAGAATCCCTACCGGTGCTCAAGCAAGTCGGCGACCGAGTCATGGCCGGCAGTTGCAATCAGTCCAGCCTCTTGACCCTAGAGACGACTCAAGTGGGCCAGAATACGACCCTCGCCCAAATTATTCAGTCGGTGGCGGAGGCCCAAACCCGCAAGGCCCCGATCCAAAAATTAGTGGATACCATCGCCGGTTACTTCGCCTACGGCGTGATGCTGATTGCACTCCTGACTTTTCTGTTTTGGTTGCTCTGGGGCACCCAACTGTTTCCGCAAGTATTGACGCTAACCCCTGCCCATACGGGGATGGCCTCGATGGCAATGACAACTCAGGGGACCCCAATACTGCTCAGTCTGCGGTTGGCCATTGCCGTTCTGGTGGTGGCCTGCCCCTGTGCCTTGGGCCTGGCGACGCCAACGGCCATTTTGGTAGGCACGGGAGTCGGGGCCGAACGGGGGCTACTGATCAAAGGCGGCGATGTTCTCGAAAAAAGCCAGCAGTTAACCACTATTGTTTTTGACAAGACCGGAACCCTGACCCAGGGCCGGCCAAGCATTACCGACTACCTACTGTTTAGCGACCTCGCCCCGGATGACCTCCTGCAATTGCTGGCTTCCCTGGAAGTGGGCACTCGCCATCCCCTGGCCCAGGCGATTGTGGCGGCGGCCGAGGCCCGTCATCTGCCCCTGCTCACCGCGACAGATTTCCACACGGAACCGGGGTTGGGCGTCCAGGCCTGTCTTGGTCCTGATACCTACTACGCTGGTAACCTGGCTTGGCTTCAGGGCCATGACATCACCCTTCTCTCAGCCGTTGCCCCCCGGCCCGAAACCCTGATCTATCTGGCCAAAAATCAAACCTGTCTGGGGGCCATTGCCCTAGCCGATCCCATTCGTCTCGATGCCCGAGAAACCATACAGGCCCTCCAGCAAAGAGGCCTGAAAACCATCTTACTGACGGGAGACCAAGAAAGCGTGGCCCAGGCCGTGGCTGCCCCCTTGGGTCTGACCCAGGTCTATGCCCAGGTTAGTCCTGCAGAAAAAGTCGCCGTGATCCAGGCCCTGCAAGCAACGGAAGTGGTGGCCATGGTGGGGGATGGCATTAACGATGCCCCAGCCCTGGCCCAAGCGGATGTGGGAATTTCCCTGCGGGGGGCCACAGAGGTGGCTCTAGAAACCGCTGATATTGTTCTGATGACGGGCCAGTTAAAGGCGGTGGTGACGGCCCTGGCCTTGAGCGAAGCAACCGTGGCTAAAATTCGACAAAATTTGGTCTGGGCCCTGGGCTACAACCTGTTGGCAATTCCCCTGGCGGCCGGGGCCCTGTTACCCCGTTGGGGCCTGACCTTGAGTCCGGCCCTGGCTGCTGGCCTGATGGCCCTGAGTTCGGTGCTGGTGGTGACCAACTCCCTTACCCTGCGTCGTTGGGTTGCCCCAGGAACTGGAGCTGATCATGGCTGAGATTCTGTTGAGAGTTTGTTCTTGAGCTCTTCCACTAGGGTCTGACAGCCATCTTCCAAGAGGGTAATCACCTTTTCAAAGCCCTCTGGGCCACCGTAGTAGGGGTCGGGGACTTCTGTTTCTCGATGGTTCTGGGCATAGTCGCAGAATAGCTTAACTTTGCTATGGTAGCGCCCCGTACTATCTAGAGAGAGAATATCCCGTTGATTTTCCCGATCCATGGCTAAAATCAGGTCAAATTCCCGAAAATCGGCCCACTCGAATTGTCTGGCCCTGCCTGTCACCGGATAACCCCGTTGTTGCAGGCTAGCGGCCATACGTCGATCCGGGGGTGCACCGATGTGGTATCCCGACGTGCCAGCGGAATCGCAATAGATACTGCCGTCCAGGCCTGCTTCGGCCAAGTGTTGATTCATGATGTTTTCGGCGGCGGGAGAACGGCAAATATTCCCCAAACAGACAAACAAAATTTTATACATACCGGCCTCTCGACAAAACTTTCCCTAGATTAGCTTGTCTGGAAGCCAGGCCTGGATTTTCTGGGGCCGGGATAGAGTATTGGTTGAGGGGGCCAAGCTAACGGTAAACTAAGTAACACGATTGACCCTTCCTCGCCGATTTTCTGCCCCTATGCAAAGACAGCGCTGGCTTTTGTTCTTAATTTTTTTGCTCGCGATCGCCGCAGGCGTTGTGTTAGTCACCATTCCCCTCCAACTTGGCCTCGACTTGAGGGGAGGCGCCCAACTTACCATTGAAGTCCGGCCGACCAAGGAGGTTAGCCAGATCAATGCGGAAGACCTCTCCGCCGTGAAAACCGTCATTGAAAATCGGGTCAATGCCCTAGGCGTTTCGGAACCCTTTGTCCAGACAGTGGGCCAAAACAAAGTGGTGGTGCAACTGCCCGGTGTGACCGACCCGAGCCAAGCGGAACGCATTCTGGGGGGAACAGCCCAATTAGAATTTCGCCAGCAACGCCAGGGGACAGAAGGAGAATTCCAGGCTGAATACAGTATTAAGCGCCAAATTGATGGCCAGTTGGAACTGCTCCGCCGTCAGAGCAGTAGTCCCGAAAATAATGAAAAATTTCAGCAATTGCTCCAGGATCAGCAACGCAGTAATGCGGCCCTGTTGGCCCTGTTTGACCCCATTGGCCTAACAGGCAAGAACTTGAAGGATGCCCGGCCTTCCCCCACCCAAGCGGGTAATGCCTGGGAAGTGGCCCTGCGCTTTGATGATGAAGGGGGGAAAAAGTTTGCCGAACTGACCAAAAACGTGGCAGGAACGGGCCGCAGTTTAGGGATTTTCTTGGATAACAACTTGATCAGTGCGCCGGTGGTGGGCGTCGAATTTGCGGCCACGGGGATTACGGGAGGGGCCGCCGTGATTACCGGCAACTTCACCGTTGAAACCGCCAATGATTTAGCCGTGCAATTGCGTGGTGGCTCTTTACCCTTTCCGGTTGCTGTGGTGGAAAACCGGACGGTGGGGGCCAGTTTAGGCCAGGACAGTATCCGGCGCAGTATCGTCGCCGGGGTCGTTGGGTTAATATTAGTGCTCGTCTTTATGGCAGTGTACTATCGCCTACCCGGCCTGATTGCCGATGTATCCCTGATGATCTATGCCCTGCTCAGTTTAGCGGCCTTTGCTCTAGTGGGGGTTACGCTCACCTTACCGGGGATTGCAGGCTTTATTTTAAGTATCGG contains:
- a CDS encoding YkgJ family cysteine cluster protein; the encoded protein is MAHWQCIQGCGACCHLDPTDRPELADYLSPEELTLYLSLVGEGGWCIHYNAETRQCQIYDQRPRFCRVLPETFEAMFGIPPEDFNDFAIDCCHQQIEGVYGPESEVLARYQQATA
- the gltD gene encoding glutamate synthase small subunit: MGKPTGFLEYARELPQELAPPTRLRNWDEFHLPMPDDNLRIQGARCMDCGTPFCHTGTVLSGMASGCPINNLIPEFNDLVYRGLWREALDRLHKTNNFPEFTGRVCPAPCEGACVLGINNPPVTIKNIEYSIIDKGWQEGWITPEPPARRTGKKVAIIGSGPAGLSAAAQLNKAGHWVTVYERADRPGGLLMYGIPNMKLDKEAVVLRRLQVLEAEGVTFICNTEIGKDLPVETLRQDYDAIILCTGSTRPRDLPIEGRHLQGIHFAMDFLTANTKAILDKAPGPDFISAQDKDVVIIGGGDTGTDCVGTSLRHHCRSVVQLEIMPKPPLERATNNPWPEWPKVYKLDYGQEEAEAVFGHDPRAYLTTATHFEGDDQGRVKAVHTVDIQWQKNEKGQFVPQPIAGTEQVRPAQLVLLAMGFVGPEEGLLKTLNLEQDARGNVKADYGHYETSIPGVFAAGDCRRGQSLVVWAFNEGRGAAKACDLYLMGETDLP
- a CDS encoding heavy metal translocating P-type ATPase; this encodes MVQPLSAPSLSKPPSEIPLALAALDVKGMKCAGCVRAVERQLTQNPGVLAANVNLVTEVAVVQYEVDCLEPAALAEYLTQRGFPSQVRAGAKTGPGITEADQALQQQRRDLIVAAGLLFFSGLGHLEHLGGPVVPFLSRLEFHWLLATLALLIPGRDIFLDGWRSLRQGFPNMNTLVALGTGSAYLASSLAFCFPQWGWQCFFDEPVMLLGFILLGRHLEGRARHRARAALTSLMALQPATARLLGRDLESDGIEIPVEQVRLGEWIRVLPGEKIPVDGRVVAGYSTVDESLVTGESLPVLKQVGDRVMAGSCNQSSLLTLETTQVGQNTTLAQIIQSVAEAQTRKAPIQKLVDTIAGYFAYGVMLIALLTFLFWLLWGTQLFPQVLTLTPAHTGMASMAMTTQGTPILLSLRLAIAVLVVACPCALGLATPTAILVGTGVGAERGLLIKGGDVLEKSQQLTTIVFDKTGTLTQGRPSITDYLLFSDLAPDDLLQLLASLEVGTRHPLAQAIVAAAEARHLPLLTATDFHTEPGLGVQACLGPDTYYAGNLAWLQGHDITLLSAVAPRPETLIYLAKNQTCLGAIALADPIRLDARETIQALQQRGLKTILLTGDQESVAQAVAAPLGLTQVYAQVSPAEKVAVIQALQATEVVAMVGDGINDAPALAQADVGISLRGATEVALETADIVLMTGQLKAVVTALALSEATVAKIRQNLVWALGYNLLAIPLAAGALLPRWGLTLSPALAAGLMALSSVLVVTNSLTLRRWVAPGTGADHG
- a CDS encoding low molecular weight protein-tyrosine-phosphatase; its protein translation is MYKILFVCLGNICRSPAAENIMNQHLAEAGLDGSIYCDSAGTSGYHIGAPPDRRMAASLQQRGYPVTGRARQFEWADFREFDLILAMDRENQRDILSLDSTGRYHSKVKLFCDYAQNHRETEVPDPYYGGPEGFEKVITLLEDGCQTLVEELKNKLSTESQP
- the secD gene encoding protein translocase subunit SecD — its product is MQRQRWLLFLIFLLAIAAGVVLVTIPLQLGLDLRGGAQLTIEVRPTKEVSQINAEDLSAVKTVIENRVNALGVSEPFVQTVGQNKVVVQLPGVTDPSQAERILGGTAQLEFRQQRQGTEGEFQAEYSIKRQIDGQLELLRRQSSSPENNEKFQQLLQDQQRSNAALLALFDPIGLTGKNLKDARPSPTQAGNAWEVALRFDDEGGKKFAELTKNVAGTGRSLGIFLDNNLISAPVVGVEFAATGITGGAAVITGNFTVETANDLAVQLRGGSLPFPVAVVENRTVGASLGQDSIRRSIVAGVVGLILVLVFMAVYYRLPGLIADVSLMIYALLSLAAFALVGVTLTLPGIAGFILSIGMAVDANVLIFERTREELRAGNTLYRSVESGFYRAFSSILDGNVTTLIACAALFWFGSGLVKGFALTLAIGVVISMFTAITCSRTLLLLVVLNIPKVRQNPTLFCPNVSAVAKS